In the genome of Bacillus sp. Marseille-P3661, one region contains:
- a CDS encoding CoA-acylating methylmalonate-semialdehyde dehydrogenase, with amino-acid sequence MVNKTDVIQLKNFINGEWVSPLSREEEIVRNPATEEPLCAVPYSNIEDLNVAIKAAEKAFPTWSKTPVPKRARILFKYQQLLVEHQNELAALITKENGKSINEAYGEVLRGIECVEFAAGAPTLMMGKQLPDIAENMESGMYRYPIGVVGGITPFNFPMMVPCWMFPLAIVCGNTFVLKPSERTPLLANRLAELFQEAGLPNGVLNIVHGARDVVNGLLEHPGIKAISFVGSQPVAEYVYKTATSYGKRVQALAGAKNHSIVMPDADLETAVSQIISSAFGSAGERCMACSVVVAVGDIAAELTEKLIKASNELQIGNGLDDGVFLGPVINKAHKTRTIQYIESGIDEGAALVRDGRKDAVVSNKGFFVGPTIFDHVTTEMKIWKDEIFAPVLNIVRVSDLDEAIQLTNKSAFANGACIYTKDGGHVRKFREEIDAGMLGVNVGVPAPMAFFPFSGWKNSFYGDLHANGQDGVEFYTRKKMITSRW; translated from the coding sequence ATGGTGAATAAAACTGACGTAATCCAATTAAAAAACTTTATAAATGGTGAATGGGTATCTCCCTTATCTAGGGAAGAGGAGATTGTTAGAAACCCGGCAACAGAGGAGCCACTGTGCGCTGTTCCATACTCAAATATTGAGGATTTAAATGTGGCTATTAAAGCTGCAGAGAAAGCTTTTCCTACTTGGAGTAAAACTCCGGTTCCTAAAAGGGCGAGAATTTTATTTAAATATCAACAATTATTAGTTGAACATCAAAATGAACTTGCGGCCCTAATTACGAAGGAAAACGGAAAAAGTATAAATGAAGCCTATGGAGAAGTTCTTCGTGGGATCGAGTGTGTTGAGTTTGCAGCTGGAGCTCCTACATTGATGATGGGAAAACAATTACCAGATATAGCTGAAAATATGGAGTCTGGCATGTACCGCTATCCGATTGGTGTGGTCGGGGGTATTACACCATTTAATTTTCCTATGATGGTGCCTTGCTGGATGTTTCCATTAGCAATTGTATGTGGAAATACATTTGTCTTAAAACCTTCAGAACGAACACCTTTACTGGCGAATAGACTAGCAGAACTCTTTCAAGAGGCAGGATTGCCTAATGGTGTATTAAATATTGTACATGGAGCTAGAGATGTTGTGAATGGATTACTTGAACATCCAGGTATAAAAGCGATCTCATTTGTTGGCTCCCAACCGGTAGCAGAGTACGTTTATAAAACTGCGACTTCATATGGAAAAAGAGTTCAAGCTTTAGCTGGTGCGAAGAATCACTCAATTGTTATGCCGGATGCAGATTTAGAAACTGCAGTTAGCCAAATTATTAGTTCAGCATTTGGGTCAGCTGGAGAAAGATGCATGGCATGTTCAGTAGTAGTTGCTGTGGGTGACATTGCAGCGGAATTAACTGAAAAATTAATAAAAGCATCCAACGAGCTACAAATTGGTAATGGATTGGATGATGGTGTATTTTTAGGACCAGTTATAAATAAAGCGCATAAAACAAGAACAATCCAATATATTGAATCAGGTATAGATGAAGGGGCAGCATTAGTAAGAGATGGACGAAAAGATGCAGTAGTTTCTAATAAAGGATTTTTTGTAGGGCCTACTATTTTTGACCATGTGACAACAGAAATGAAAATATGGAAGGATGAAATATTCGCTCCTGTTTTAAATATTGTCAGAGTAAGTGATTTAGATGAAGCCATTCAGCTTACGAATAAATCAGCTTTTGCTAATGGAGCATGCATTTACACCAAAGATGGAGGGCACGTAAGGAAGTTTAGAGAAGAAATTGATGCAGGTATGTTAGGAGTAAATGTAGGTGTACCAGCACCAATGGCGTTCTTTCCATTTTCTGGGTGGAAAAATTCTTTCTACGGCGATCTTCATGCCAATGGCCAAGATGGAGTTGAATTTTATACAAGGAAGAAAATGATAACCTCCAGATGGTAA
- a CDS encoding maltose acetyltransferase domain-containing protein codes for MKTEKEKMLNGEFYNPNDNELSEDRINARRLTRLYNKTRETEENTRNKLLKQLLGSAGKRLYIEPTFRCDYGYNIHVGENFYANFDCIFLDVCEIRLGDNCLIAPGVHIYTATHPLDPDERIGGSEYGKPVFIGHNVWIGGRAVINPGVQIGNNVVIASGAVVSRNVPDNVVVGGNPAKIIKHIKPHV; via the coding sequence ATGAAAACCGAAAAAGAAAAAATGTTGAATGGTGAATTTTATAATCCGAACGATAACGAATTATCTGAAGATAGAATTAATGCCCGAAGATTAACGAGATTATATAACAAAACACGTGAAACAGAAGAGAACACAAGAAATAAGTTATTAAAACAACTGCTTGGATCAGCTGGAAAAAGACTTTACATTGAGCCGACATTTCGTTGTGATTATGGATATAACATCCATGTTGGTGAGAATTTTTATGCCAATTTTGATTGTATATTTTTAGATGTTTGTGAAATACGATTAGGCGATAACTGTTTAATAGCACCGGGTGTACACATTTATACAGCAACACATCCATTAGATCCAGATGAAAGAATAGGAGGCAGTGAATATGGGAAACCTGTTTTTATTGGTCACAATGTCTGGATTGGTGGAAGAGCGGTTATAAATCCTGGAGTTCAAATAGGAAATAATGTAGTGATTGCTTCTGGAGCAGTCGTAAGTAGGAATGTACCGGATAATGTTGTTGTCGGAGGAAACCCAGCAAAAATCATTAAACATATTAAACCGCATGTATAA
- a CDS encoding zinc ribbon domain-containing protein YjdM — MASLPNCPKCNSQYTYEDGNLLICPECAHEWSLETQTESNEDQLLVKDANGNILTDGDTVTVIKDLKVKGSSSVLKIGTKVKNIRLVDGDHNIDCKIDGFGAMKLKSEFVKKG, encoded by the coding sequence ATGGCTAGCTTACCAAATTGTCCCAAATGTAATTCACAATATACATATGAAGATGGAAATTTGTTAATTTGTCCTGAATGTGCCCATGAGTGGTCATTAGAAACTCAAACTGAAAGTAATGAAGATCAACTCCTTGTTAAAGATGCAAATGGTAATATTTTAACAGATGGTGATACTGTTACTGTCATTAAAGATCTTAAGGTAAAGGGAAGTTCATCCGTCTTAAAAATTGGTACAAAAGTAAAAAATATCCGTTTGGTAGACGGTGATCATAACATTGATTGTAAAATTGATGGTTTTGGTGCAATGAAACTAAAATCGGAATTTGTTAAAAAGGGATAA
- a CDS encoding type 1 glutamine amidotransferase domain-containing protein, whose amino-acid sequence MTKKVAFLLANNFEDSEMKNPYDAVKEAGYDTTIIGLEKGIQCAGKKGTVSYTAELAAADAKADEYDAVVIPGGSAPEALRVNDSIVQFVKEANEQNKIIAGICHGPQVMISADILKNKSVTCYIGIRDDVKLAGANYKDEEVVVSENLITSRTPKDEPAFIRELLAKLT is encoded by the coding sequence ATGACAAAAAAGGTAGCTTTTCTTTTAGCTAATAACTTTGAAGATTCAGAAATGAAAAATCCGTATGATGCAGTGAAAGAAGCGGGTTATGATACAACCATCATTGGTTTAGAAAAAGGAATTCAGTGTGCTGGTAAAAAAGGTACAGTATCTTATACAGCGGAACTAGCTGCTGCAGATGCTAAAGCGGATGAATATGATGCAGTAGTAATACCAGGCGGTTCAGCACCAGAGGCATTGCGAGTTAATGACAGCATCGTACAATTTGTAAAGGAAGCAAACGAGCAAAATAAGATCATAGCTGGTATTTGTCACGGACCACAAGTTATGATTAGTGCAGATATTCTAAAAAACAAATCTGTTACTTGTTATATAGGAATTCGAGATGATGTAAAACTGGCTGGTGCGAATTATAAAGATGAAGAGGTTGTAGTGAGTGAAAACCTAATAACTTCACGTACACCAAAGGACGAACCTGCTTTTATTCGTGAGTTACTAGCAAAACTTACATAA
- a CDS encoding TAXI family TRAP transporter solute-binding subunit translates to MHNFNKIIGKVMVIMLIFAIMTACSSTSQNSSTSNNGSSNSTNSSESATNNDSAPKEDSKGETTTLSIGTSPNGSAFNTVTTGIASVVSSNSDMNVSVKPFAGPAAWMPMLNSGEIDMGFISYGEAVWALKGENGFQANKNLRTLVRGNYTTTIGAVVKADSGIETVADLKGKKVASDYAGNLVVSNIVESLLVMNGLSWDDVVKVPVPSAAAGIEALRDGRVDAAFGLGPTTALVVEADNAVGLKPLDFIDNLSPDQVNTVSEDVLKELSSRVAGAELKVLNEGYLKEDTIGGQYPLMLAVSAELSEDAAYNMVKALWEHYEELHPIFSWLESWTPELMFDPKPSVPYHPGVIKFFKEQGLWNDETEKIQQELMELTK, encoded by the coding sequence ATGCATAATTTTAATAAAATTATAGGAAAAGTAATGGTTATAATGCTTATTTTTGCGATAATGACTGCATGTAGTTCGACCAGTCAAAATTCTTCAACATCTAATAATGGTTCTTCTAATTCTACTAATTCTTCTGAATCTGCTACCAACAATGATTCGGCTCCAAAAGAAGATTCTAAAGGTGAAACCACTACTCTAAGTATTGGTACAAGTCCGAATGGTTCGGCATTTAATACTGTTACTACAGGTATAGCTAGTGTTGTTAGCTCTAATTCTGACATGAATGTATCAGTAAAGCCGTTTGCAGGTCCAGCTGCGTGGATGCCTATGTTAAATAGTGGTGAAATTGACATGGGCTTTATCTCTTATGGAGAAGCTGTTTGGGCATTAAAAGGAGAAAATGGTTTCCAAGCTAATAAAAATCTTCGTACATTAGTGCGTGGTAACTATACAACAACTATTGGTGCGGTAGTAAAAGCAGATTCAGGAATTGAAACTGTTGCAGACTTAAAAGGGAAAAAAGTTGCATCTGATTATGCCGGTAACCTTGTTGTAAGTAATATAGTTGAATCTCTCTTAGTCATGAATGGACTAAGTTGGGATGATGTAGTAAAAGTTCCTGTACCAAGTGCAGCTGCGGGCATTGAGGCACTTCGTGATGGTCGTGTGGATGCAGCGTTTGGACTTGGTCCTACAACGGCTTTAGTTGTAGAAGCCGATAATGCCGTTGGACTAAAACCATTAGACTTTATCGATAATCTTTCACCAGATCAAGTAAATACTGTTTCTGAAGATGTATTAAAAGAGCTATCTTCACGAGTAGCAGGTGCGGAGTTAAAAGTCCTTAATGAAGGTTACTTAAAAGAAGATACAATAGGGGGACAGTATCCATTAATGTTAGCAGTATCAGCGGAGTTATCTGAAGATGCAGCGTATAATATGGTAAAAGCACTATGGGAACATTATGAAGAACTTCACCCAATCTTTAGTTGGTTAGAGTCATGGACTCCAGAGCTCATGTTTGATCCAAAGCCAAGTGTACCTTACCATCCAGGAGTAATTAAGTTTTTTAAAGAACAAGGACTCTGGAATGATGAGACTGAAAAAATTCAACAAGAATTAATGGAGCTAACAAAGTAA
- a CDS encoding Rieske (2Fe-2S) protein, giving the protein MTKYPVAKVSEIKKNGRIIVEVKGMEIGIFHVNGEYFAWRNFCPHAAAPICKGRITGTRLPSMVYEYKYGNDDQIIRCPWHGWEFNLETGQHLAEPDVKLRGYPVEVDGEDICLLLK; this is encoded by the coding sequence ATGACGAAGTATCCAGTCGCTAAGGTTTCTGAAATTAAAAAAAATGGACGTATTATAGTTGAGGTTAAAGGGATGGAAATAGGTATTTTTCACGTAAATGGAGAATATTTTGCTTGGCGAAACTTCTGTCCTCATGCGGCTGCACCTATTTGTAAAGGAAGAATTACAGGTACACGTCTACCTTCCATGGTATATGAGTATAAGTATGGAAATGATGATCAAATTATTCGTTGTCCATGGCATGGTTGGGAATTTAATCTTGAAACGGGTCAACACCTTGCTGAACCCGATGTAAAACTTAGAGGCTATCCTGTCGAAGTAGATGGTGAAGATATCTGCCTCCTATTAAAATAG
- a CDS encoding SEC-C metal-binding domain-containing protein: MIVGIKRNDPCLCGSGKKYKKCCLLKESVFELRALKEYRFDELKQQMMLNLRAFLSTKLTFDEENILKETFKKRLNANLSNESMMSYVTFWLLFFHEFANGYRGVEWFYNEVGRSLSKEEKDLLENWIELVPKVIKTINYNDEGKFIMDLFTHETFFMPYSENVKNVRPWEISFCLLEPFNDGYYINGVSTWTGPEVAETLITEIHRLLSSTNKTYEQVVRDFYPELLSIVIGENGNFSTKSCDVTNQVLTYQVKNKDKVVEQLLKNKAFEIDEWEEDKGNGKMVWVGEWYCYEDSELEDPIYLSKSYGQLVVNNNEITITGFSKEKVNEFENWLEQYKNDITLTKRDEIVYRIPNSDQYVSYYNILSENTPQHFAFYAQTRLRWFDLNKPFMGPNSLSPREMKVRGKIEELEALLQKFEYHSFLTLKGAAPQTEDFNWIRNELGLPVSPFVTNYETRKTSIKVWNQTSGDGNILESDLPYFEQLGLTINSAMKFYGHDILKFFKEKTEGKSKATISKYETGLKILVAYFDVCDEEISCWSDCTEGFWEKLIAYSYLDLNIDANNSQAKALFATIYTFARHIDNTYNTRLASVVKALNQYYEEPIIQAIAFLSCYNDYYQRKYHTDKDQLDHLKHTAVSGYNASISGLFEVVGNSSSNLTLISLDSDLMDKHKINLSAKESKLVHTGMLLKGTIGKKVNDNWEIVSLERVYPQSAKDYMTIEDEQSVIV, translated from the coding sequence GTGATTGTGGGAATAAAACGAAATGACCCATGCCTGTGTGGGAGTGGTAAAAAGTATAAGAAGTGCTGTTTGTTAAAAGAAAGTGTATTCGAACTTCGCGCGCTTAAGGAATATCGTTTTGATGAACTGAAACAACAAATGATGCTTAACTTAAGAGCGTTTCTTTCAACTAAATTAACATTTGACGAAGAAAATATATTAAAAGAAACATTTAAGAAACGATTAAATGCAAATCTTTCAAATGAAAGCATGATGTCTTACGTTACATTTTGGCTGTTATTTTTTCATGAATTTGCAAATGGTTACCGCGGAGTTGAGTGGTTTTATAATGAAGTAGGAAGATCTTTATCAAAGGAAGAAAAAGATCTTCTTGAAAATTGGATAGAGCTTGTTCCAAAAGTAATTAAAACGATAAACTACAATGATGAAGGCAAGTTTATAATGGATTTATTTACACATGAAACGTTCTTTATGCCCTATTCTGAAAATGTTAAAAATGTTCGACCTTGGGAAATTAGTTTCTGTCTTCTGGAGCCGTTTAATGATGGCTACTACATTAATGGGGTATCAACTTGGACGGGGCCAGAGGTTGCTGAAACTTTAATAACTGAAATACATAGACTACTATCAAGTACCAATAAAACATATGAGCAAGTTGTTAGGGACTTTTACCCAGAGCTTTTGTCAATAGTAATAGGTGAGAATGGAAACTTCTCTACAAAGTCTTGCGACGTTACAAATCAAGTTTTAACTTATCAGGTGAAAAATAAAGACAAGGTCGTGGAACAACTTCTTAAGAACAAAGCTTTTGAAATTGATGAATGGGAAGAGGATAAAGGCAACGGAAAAATGGTTTGGGTTGGTGAGTGGTATTGCTATGAAGATAGTGAATTAGAAGATCCAATTTATTTATCAAAATCATACGGCCAACTTGTTGTGAATAACAACGAAATAACCATTACCGGTTTTTCTAAGGAGAAGGTAAATGAATTTGAAAACTGGCTAGAACAATATAAAAACGATATCACTTTAACTAAACGAGATGAAATTGTTTATAGAATTCCTAATTCCGACCAATATGTAAGCTACTATAATATTTTGTCTGAGAATACGCCACAACATTTTGCGTTTTACGCACAAACGCGATTAAGATGGTTTGACCTTAATAAGCCATTTATGGGGCCAAACAGTTTATCGCCGCGTGAAATGAAAGTACGCGGTAAAATTGAAGAACTTGAAGCATTATTGCAAAAATTTGAATATCATAGTTTTCTAACACTTAAAGGGGCTGCTCCACAAACTGAGGATTTTAACTGGATTCGTAATGAATTAGGATTGCCAGTATCTCCTTTTGTGACCAATTATGAAACTAGGAAAACATCAATTAAAGTCTGGAATCAAACTAGCGGAGATGGGAATATTTTAGAAAGTGATCTTCCATATTTTGAGCAACTTGGTTTGACAATTAATTCAGCCATGAAATTTTATGGTCATGACATTCTAAAATTTTTTAAAGAAAAAACTGAAGGGAAATCGAAAGCAACGATCTCTAAATATGAAACAGGATTAAAAATACTAGTTGCTTATTTTGATGTATGCGACGAGGAAATAAGCTGCTGGAGTGATTGCACTGAAGGTTTCTGGGAGAAATTAATAGCTTATTCTTACCTAGATTTAAATATAGATGCAAATAACAGCCAAGCAAAAGCACTATTCGCCACTATTTATACTTTTGCAAGGCATATTGATAACACATATAACACAAGGTTAGCTAGTGTCGTGAAAGCATTAAATCAATATTATGAAGAACCAATCATACAAGCAATTGCTTTCTTGAGTTGTTATAACGATTATTATCAAAGAAAATATCATACTGATAAAGATCAATTAGATCATTTAAAGCATACAGCAGTTTCTGGCTATAATGCGAGTATAAGTGGATTGTTTGAAGTGGTAGGAAATTCTTCTTCTAACCTAACTTTGATTTCATTGGATAGCGATTTAATGGATAAACATAAAATTAATTTATCTGCTAAAGAGTCTAAACTTGTTCATACTGGCATGTTACTTAAGGGTACAATTGGAAAGAAAGTAAATGACAACTGGGAAATTGTCAGTTTGGAGCGTGTTTACCCACAAAGTGCAAAGGATTATATGACAATAGAAGATGAACAATCAGTAATAGTTTAA
- a CDS encoding TRAP transporter permease — MDNQELRFRTFNSRPASFFWQAVLFLIPVSGILYILGIHQYLRITLYKEQYVGFFLALLLSAVFIGVPAGKNAVKDRIPWYDMIMAVLGLIVGFYVVIYYPDIILTFGYVTTERIILSVIAILLVMEAIRRTVGLALMIVVLAFMLYGFFAPSFPGVLKGSETSLSQLFNYLYLDPNSLFNLLAIASTIALSFILFGQILLRFGGGDILNNFALAAFGRFRGGPAKASVLGSSLVGTITGGPVTNVMLTGNVTIPLMKKNGYTSAQAGAVEAVASTGGQIMPPVMGIAAFIIAETLGIPYSEVALAALVPAVLYYICTFAQVDLIAARSNTRRMSASELPSMRKVFRTGWVIIPAFVVLIYTLFFKGYTPSISGLYASLFGLVFLLIQRDVRTKVLKNIYNVFLDTGKTLIDIGVVLAAAGLVVGITGITGLGFNLAMMLSEVAQNGLFILLVVSAIVSVILGMGMPSVAAYTLVAVLVAPAIVEHGVEPIAAHLFVFYFSIISNFTPPVALACFAAAPIAKESPHKIGFQAMRLGLVAYLIPFMFVYSPSLLLKVVDGNSVTNVAITIITAIIACILLAFAVEGYIFSAISMIKRFIVGILGICLMIPISAFSLSWLLNTIALVLTVVFLMLEWRLNKNKGKDGEDLNNPNLSLTD, encoded by the coding sequence ATGGATAATCAGGAATTACGCTTTCGAACTTTCAATAGCCGTCCTGCCAGTTTTTTCTGGCAGGCGGTCCTTTTCTTAATACCGGTATCTGGTATTTTGTATATACTGGGAATTCACCAATATTTACGAATTACTTTATACAAAGAGCAATATGTTGGTTTCTTTTTAGCGTTATTGCTATCAGCTGTCTTTATAGGAGTACCAGCAGGTAAAAACGCTGTAAAAGATAGAATCCCTTGGTATGACATGATTATGGCTGTTCTAGGATTGATCGTCGGCTTTTATGTAGTTATCTATTATCCAGATATTATACTAACATTTGGATATGTTACAACAGAAAGAATCATCCTGAGTGTAATTGCAATCTTGCTTGTAATGGAAGCGATTCGGAGAACGGTAGGACTAGCTCTAATGATTGTTGTTTTGGCATTTATGTTATATGGATTTTTTGCTCCTTCTTTTCCAGGAGTTCTTAAAGGTAGTGAGACATCATTAAGTCAATTGTTTAACTACTTATATCTCGATCCCAATAGCCTATTTAATTTATTAGCTATTGCCTCAACTATTGCTTTATCGTTTATATTATTTGGTCAAATTTTACTAAGATTTGGCGGTGGTGATATATTAAATAACTTTGCTTTGGCTGCTTTTGGTAGATTTAGAGGTGGTCCGGCAAAAGCATCTGTTCTAGGTTCTAGTTTGGTAGGAACGATAACCGGTGGACCAGTAACAAATGTAATGTTAACAGGTAATGTAACAATTCCTTTAATGAAAAAAAACGGCTATACGTCAGCGCAAGCGGGTGCAGTAGAAGCTGTTGCATCAACAGGTGGTCAAATTATGCCGCCAGTAATGGGCATAGCCGCATTTATTATTGCAGAAACTTTAGGTATTCCATATTCGGAAGTTGCCTTGGCGGCCTTAGTTCCAGCTGTTCTTTATTATATTTGTACATTTGCTCAGGTTGATTTAATCGCAGCAAGAAGTAATACACGTAGAATGTCTGCAAGTGAACTTCCTTCAATGCGAAAAGTGTTTCGTACTGGTTGGGTGATTATTCCAGCATTTGTAGTTTTAATTTACACTCTATTCTTTAAAGGCTACACACCTTCCATTTCCGGACTTTATGCGTCTCTTTTTGGATTAGTGTTTTTATTAATTCAGCGTGATGTTAGAACGAAAGTATTAAAAAATATTTATAATGTTTTTCTCGATACAGGTAAAACATTAATAGATATTGGTGTGGTTCTTGCTGCAGCTGGGCTTGTTGTCGGGATTACAGGAATAACTGGACTTGGCTTTAATCTTGCAATGATGTTGAGTGAAGTTGCTCAGAACGGCCTTTTTATTTTGCTAGTTGTATCCGCAATTGTTTCGGTTATATTGGGGATGGGAATGCCTTCAGTCGCTGCATATACATTAGTGGCTGTTTTAGTCGCGCCGGCAATTGTCGAACATGGAGTAGAGCCAATCGCAGCACATCTATTTGTTTTCTATTTTTCTATCATTTCAAATTTTACACCTCCTGTTGCGCTTGCATGTTTTGCTGCCGCGCCAATTGCGAAAGAGAGTCCGCATAAGATAGGTTTCCAAGCAATGAGATTGGGCTTGGTAGCATATTTGATTCCTTTTATGTTTGTATATTCACCGTCATTGCTATTAAAAGTAGTGGACGGAAATTCAGTAACGAATGTAGCAATTACTATTATTACTGCGATTATTGCTTGTATATTATTAGCATTTGCAGTGGAAGGATATATTTTTAGTGCGATAAGTATGATCAAACGATTTATTGTTGGCATACTAGGCATTTGCTTAATGATTCCAATTAGCGCATTTTCATTAAGTTGGTTGCTCAATACTATTGCACTTGTGCTTACCGTAGTTTTTTTAATGCTTGAGTGGAGACTTAATAAAAATAAAGGTAAAGATGGGGAAGATTTAAACAATCCAAATTTAAGTTTAACAGATTAA
- a CDS encoding amidohydrolase family protein — MNKPRIIDTDVHNALVSREELLPYLPKAWHQQWLDIGSGINIPNTWWSPVGVLRKDAAPENGGAPASDPEYLLKDHFDRYGIDIGILTSANLNGISIYIDPDFGNAVASAYNDLLIEKWLPFDSRFKGSLLINNSDPIAAAKEIDRVGGHPDIVQVIMCSAARIPYGQRFYHPIYEAAERHGLPVAIHPGTEGLGIAGPPTPAGYPTRYVEYHNMLPINYMAHVNSLVCEGVFEKFPTLKFVAIEGGVAWLPHLMWRMDKNHKALRDQVPWLKKFPSEYIKEHIRLTTQPIEESHNPRDIVELYRMCGADDIAMYSSDYPHWDFDNPNMVFAPFPKDMKEKLLWKNANDLYGFFDEKVINSGEETPNDEVSSR; from the coding sequence ATGAATAAACCACGAATAATTGATACGGATGTTCATAATGCGCTTGTTAGCCGAGAAGAGCTTTTACCATACTTACCAAAGGCTTGGCATCAACAATGGCTGGATATTGGTAGTGGTATTAATATCCCGAATACATGGTGGAGTCCTGTTGGCGTTTTAAGAAAAGATGCTGCACCAGAGAATGGTGGTGCGCCTGCAAGTGATCCAGAATATTTATTGAAAGATCATTTTGATAGATATGGCATCGATATTGGTATATTAACTTCAGCAAATTTAAATGGGATTTCTATATACATTGATCCGGACTTTGGGAATGCTGTTGCAAGTGCGTACAATGATTTGCTTATTGAAAAATGGTTACCTTTTGATTCAAGATTTAAAGGTTCATTATTGATTAATAATTCGGATCCTATTGCTGCAGCAAAGGAAATTGACCGTGTGGGAGGGCATCCTGACATTGTTCAAGTTATTATGTGTAGCGCTGCTAGAATTCCATACGGACAAAGATTTTATCATCCGATTTATGAAGCGGCAGAACGTCATGGGTTACCCGTTGCTATTCATCCGGGGACCGAAGGACTTGGTATTGCAGGACCACCTACACCAGCCGGGTATCCTACTAGATATGTAGAATATCATAATATGTTGCCCATTAATTATATGGCACATGTTAATAGTTTGGTATGTGAAGGTGTCTTTGAAAAATTCCCTACATTAAAATTCGTAGCTATTGAAGGTGGGGTAGCTTGGCTTCCTCATTTAATGTGGAGAATGGATAAAAATCATAAAGCATTACGCGATCAAGTACCTTGGTTGAAAAAATTCCCATCTGAATATATAAAAGAACATATTCGTTTGACAACGCAACCAATTGAAGAGTCTCACAATCCGAGGGACATCGTAGAATTATATAGAATGTGTGGAGCAGATGATATAGCTATGTATTCTTCCGATTATCCACATTGGGATTTTGATAATCCAAATATGGTATTTGCCCCGTTCCCAAAAGATATGAAAGAAAAACTGCTATGGAAAAATGCTAATGATTTGTATGGTTTTTTTGATGAGAAGGTTATAAATAGCGGGGAGGAGACACCAAATGACGAAGTATCCAGTCGCTAA